In a single window of the Listeria cossartiae subsp. cossartiae genome:
- the gltB gene encoding glutamate synthase large subunit: MKQTNLPKKHGLYNPENEHDACGIGFVANIKKISSHKIVEQGIHMLCQLKHRGGEVGGDTGDGAGILLEISDSFFRRECSKLGIHLPEKYHYAVGMFNFPQTKTERECLMAETEKLIASEGQIFLGWRKLPTDVTKVGAGARETEPAIYQLFIQKNAELDEAGFERALYLIRKQVEKFAATSEQITETFYVPSLSTRTVIFKGMLLPEQINQYYLDLADPAYVSAFALVHSRFSTNTFPSWERAHPYRYLIHNGEINTQRGNVNWMKAREKRAESGLLGDDLAKLLPIIDESGSDSATLDNALEFLVQAGRSLPHAAMMLIPEPWDKNPHMTDPKRAFYEYHSTLMEPWDGPTSISFTNGRVIGTILDRNGLRPARYYETKDHTIIYSSETGVVPVEPSEIIRKETVGAGTMLLIDLEEGRIVTDSELKTELTTEKPYREWLNAEMTEIADLVPADLRYEAMDKSERFKKQRAFGYTQDELNKILIPMVTEKKDPMGAMGYDAPLAVLSQRPQVLFNYFKQLFAQVTNPPIDGIREETVTSAMTLLGDEGNILNPTAKNANRIRLKTPILSRKEFAALAQQTKFAKQTETLSILFKAEERDSLEARLEALFIEADKKIAGGAELLVLTDDGVDADWIGIPSLLAVSGLHHHLVKAGTRTQVSIIVKTAEARDVHQCALLIGYGADAVFPSLAIDTFDGLIKEGRIKGFTLDEAESRYIEAITDGILKIMSKMGISTVQSYRGAQIFEAIGIGDDVIKHYFPGTASQIGGIPLEVIAQEAWLRHREAYHDIGYQSFTLNTGGEYQWRSNGEYHVYNPLAIHSLQQATRENDRETYNLYSDLMQNQNNAFLRGLLTFTSDRKPIPLDEVEPAEAIFKRFKSGAMSYGSISQEAHEALAIAMNRIGGKSNSGEGGENPNRFTPDENGDWRRSAIKQIASGRFGVTSHYLVNAEELQIKMAQGAKPGEGGHLPGNKVYPWISKTRGSTTGVGLISPPPHHDIYSIEDLSQLIFDLKNANQNARVNVKLVSKTGIGTIAAGVAKGNADVILVSGYEGGTGAAARTSIRHAGVPWEIGLAETHQTLLLNGLRNKVVVETDGKLMTGKDVLVAAMLGAEEFGFATAPLVTLGCVMMRVCHLDTCPVGVATQNPELRKKFNGSADYVVNFFHFIVAEMREMMAELGFRSLTEVIGHKELLTTHEKKEAHWKAKYIDFSNMLYSDDFYKNQVQYCTKQQDHKIDQTLDMREIVPLIKPALENGEKVTGTFAVRNIDRAIGTIAGSFISKKYGAEGLPEDTISLDFVGSAGQSFGAYTPLGMTLRIHGDANDYFGKGLSGGKLIVSPDAKTPIKPHDSAIVGNVTLYGATGGHAYMHGKAGARFAVRNSGATAVVEGIGDNGCEYMTGGAVVILGEIGENFAAGMSGGVAYIYTNNKQETTTKINHELVNSRSKLAASELAKLKQLIEQHANLTGSEFAKAILSNWEAEQANFIFVIPNEYEMMLTRITTLEQTGKTHDEAELQAFYEHKDGKLVAGAAK; encoded by the coding sequence ATGAAACAAACTAATTTACCAAAAAAACACGGCCTATACAATCCAGAAAATGAACACGATGCTTGTGGAATTGGCTTCGTAGCAAATATTAAAAAGATTTCCTCTCATAAAATTGTCGAGCAAGGGATTCATATGCTTTGCCAATTAAAGCACCGCGGCGGAGAAGTTGGTGGAGATACGGGCGATGGAGCTGGTATTTTACTTGAAATTTCTGACTCTTTCTTCCGACGTGAATGTAGCAAATTAGGAATTCATTTGCCTGAAAAATATCATTATGCTGTTGGGATGTTTAATTTCCCGCAAACTAAAACCGAACGCGAATGCTTAATGGCTGAAACAGAAAAACTGATTGCGAGTGAAGGACAAATTTTTCTTGGCTGGCGCAAATTGCCAACGGATGTAACAAAGGTTGGCGCGGGTGCAAGAGAAACAGAACCAGCAATTTATCAATTATTCATTCAAAAAAATGCTGAGCTAGATGAAGCGGGATTTGAACGGGCACTTTATTTAATTAGAAAACAAGTCGAAAAGTTTGCTGCGACTTCTGAACAAATTACAGAAACTTTCTACGTTCCAAGTTTATCAACGCGAACGGTTATTTTTAAAGGAATGTTACTACCAGAACAAATTAATCAATATTATTTAGATTTAGCGGATCCGGCTTACGTATCAGCTTTTGCGCTAGTGCATTCGCGCTTTTCAACGAATACGTTTCCTAGTTGGGAGCGGGCGCATCCGTATCGTTATTTAATTCATAACGGTGAAATTAATACGCAACGTGGCAATGTTAACTGGATGAAAGCTCGGGAGAAAAGAGCAGAATCTGGCTTACTTGGTGACGATTTAGCGAAGTTACTTCCAATTATTGATGAAAGTGGTAGTGACTCAGCGACTTTGGATAATGCGCTGGAATTTTTAGTGCAAGCTGGGCGTTCGTTACCTCATGCGGCGATGATGCTTATTCCAGAACCTTGGGACAAAAATCCGCACATGACAGATCCGAAACGCGCTTTTTACGAATATCATAGTACGCTAATGGAGCCGTGGGATGGACCGACTTCGATTTCATTTACGAATGGTCGCGTTATCGGGACTATTTTGGATAGAAATGGTTTACGTCCGGCGCGTTATTATGAAACGAAAGACCATACGATTATTTATTCTTCGGAAACGGGTGTTGTACCAGTTGAGCCGAGTGAGATTATTCGCAAAGAAACGGTTGGCGCGGGGACAATGCTATTAATCGATTTAGAAGAAGGACGCATTGTGACGGATTCTGAATTAAAAACAGAACTGACAACTGAAAAGCCTTACCGTGAATGGCTGAATGCGGAAATGACGGAGATTGCTGACTTAGTGCCAGCAGATTTACGTTATGAAGCGATGGATAAGTCCGAACGCTTTAAAAAACAACGCGCATTTGGTTACACGCAAGACGAATTAAATAAAATTTTGATTCCGATGGTAACGGAGAAAAAAGATCCAATGGGCGCAATGGGTTATGACGCACCACTTGCCGTTTTAAGCCAACGTCCGCAAGTATTATTTAATTATTTCAAACAACTTTTTGCTCAAGTAACGAACCCGCCAATTGATGGGATTCGTGAAGAAACGGTTACTTCTGCAATGACGCTGCTCGGGGATGAAGGAAATATTTTAAATCCTACGGCGAAAAATGCGAACCGAATTCGATTGAAAACACCAATTTTATCACGAAAAGAATTTGCGGCACTTGCACAGCAAACGAAATTCGCGAAACAAACGGAAACGTTATCGATTTTATTTAAAGCAGAAGAGCGTGACAGCTTAGAGGCGCGCTTGGAAGCATTGTTTATAGAAGCCGATAAAAAAATCGCAGGCGGCGCAGAGTTGCTTGTATTAACAGATGATGGCGTGGATGCGGATTGGATTGGTATTCCTTCATTGCTAGCTGTAAGTGGCTTGCATCATCATTTAGTCAAAGCAGGAACGCGGACACAAGTTAGTATTATTGTGAAAACAGCGGAAGCCCGCGATGTGCACCAATGTGCGTTATTAATTGGCTACGGGGCGGATGCAGTATTCCCAAGTCTAGCTATTGATACATTTGATGGCTTAATTAAAGAAGGTCGCATCAAAGGCTTTACGCTTGATGAGGCGGAAAGTCGCTATATTGAAGCTATCACGGACGGCATTTTGAAAATTATGTCGAAAATGGGGATCTCAACTGTCCAAAGTTACCGAGGTGCGCAGATTTTTGAAGCTATCGGAATTGGCGATGATGTGATTAAACATTATTTCCCAGGAACAGCTTCCCAAATTGGCGGGATTCCACTAGAAGTAATTGCCCAAGAAGCTTGGTTACGTCACCGCGAAGCCTATCATGATATTGGCTACCAAAGTTTCACGCTGAATACTGGCGGCGAGTATCAATGGCGTTCCAATGGAGAATACCATGTATACAATCCACTGGCGATTCATTCCTTGCAACAAGCGACGCGCGAAAATGACCGCGAAACGTATAATTTATATTCAGATTTAATGCAAAATCAAAATAATGCCTTTTTAAGAGGGCTGTTAACTTTTACAAGTGATCGCAAGCCGATTCCACTGGACGAGGTAGAGCCAGCAGAAGCGATTTTCAAACGATTTAAGTCAGGTGCGATGTCTTATGGTTCAATTAGCCAAGAAGCTCATGAGGCGCTTGCTATCGCGATGAACCGCATCGGCGGAAAAAGTAATAGTGGGGAAGGCGGCGAAAACCCGAACCGCTTTACACCGGACGAAAATGGCGACTGGCGTAGAAGTGCCATCAAACAAATTGCCTCTGGTCGTTTCGGCGTAACAAGTCATTATTTGGTCAATGCAGAAGAACTGCAAATCAAAATGGCTCAAGGCGCAAAACCGGGCGAGGGTGGACATTTGCCAGGGAATAAAGTATATCCATGGATTTCGAAAACACGTGGCTCCACAACAGGTGTTGGCCTTATTTCGCCACCGCCGCATCATGATATTTATTCGATTGAAGATTTATCGCAACTAATTTTCGATTTAAAAAATGCCAACCAAAATGCGCGCGTTAACGTGAAGCTAGTTTCGAAAACCGGTATTGGTACGATTGCTGCTGGGGTAGCGAAAGGGAATGCCGACGTTATTTTGGTAAGTGGTTATGAAGGTGGAACTGGTGCTGCCGCAAGAACGAGTATCCGTCACGCGGGTGTACCGTGGGAAATCGGCTTAGCGGAAACGCACCAAACTTTACTTCTAAATGGCCTAAGAAACAAAGTCGTTGTCGAAACGGACGGAAAACTAATGACTGGGAAAGATGTCTTAGTTGCCGCAATGCTAGGAGCGGAAGAATTCGGGTTCGCCACTGCGCCACTTGTAACACTTGGTTGCGTTATGATGCGCGTTTGCCATTTAGATACATGTCCAGTTGGTGTAGCAACACAAAATCCAGAACTTCGTAAAAAATTCAATGGTTCCGCAGACTACGTAGTAAACTTCTTCCATTTTATTGTTGCAGAAATGCGTGAAATGATGGCGGAACTTGGCTTTAGAAGTTTGACAGAAGTAATTGGACATAAAGAGTTACTAACGACCCACGAGAAAAAAGAGGCGCATTGGAAAGCGAAATACATCGACTTTTCGAATATGCTTTACAGTGATGATTTCTATAAAAATCAAGTCCAATATTGCACCAAACAACAAGATCATAAAATCGACCAAACACTCGATATGCGCGAAATTGTGCCATTAATTAAACCGGCACTTGAAAACGGTGAAAAAGTAACTGGAACTTTCGCTGTACGCAACATTGACCGTGCGATTGGGACGATTGCTGGATCCTTTATTAGTAAAAAGTACGGCGCAGAAGGTTTGCCAGAAGATACGATTTCGCTTGATTTTGTTGGTTCAGCAGGTCAAAGTTTTGGTGCTTATACGCCGCTTGGTATGACGCTGCGAATCCACGGCGATGCCAATGACTACTTCGGTAAAGGGCTTTCTGGTGGTAAATTAATTGTCAGTCCAGATGCGAAAACACCAATCAAACCACATGATTCTGCGATTGTCGGAAATGTAACGCTATACGGTGCAACTGGCGGACATGCTTATATGCACGGAAAAGCGGGTGCGCGTTTCGCCGTTCGGAATAGTGGTGCGACAGCTGTCGTAGAAGGTATTGGCGACAACGGTTGTGAATATATGACAGGCGGTGCAGTCGTTATCCTCGGAGAAATTGGCGAGAACTTTGCGGCCGGAATGTCTGGTGGAGTAGCTTACATTTATACTAACAATAAACAAGAAACTACTACTAAAATCAATCACGAACTAGTAAACAGCCGTTCCAAGTTAGCTGCGTCTGAATTAGCTAAATTGAAGCAGCTAATCGAACAACACGCAAATCTTACAGGAAGCGAGTTTGCCAAAGCCATTCTCAGCAATTGGGAAGCGGAGCAAGCGAATTTCATCTTCGTTATTCCAAATGAATATGAAATGATGCTAACAAGAATCACAACGCTTGAACAAACTGGAAAAACACACGATGAAGCAGAATTACAAGCTTTTTATGAACATAAAGATGGAAAATTAGTTGCCGGAGCGGCGAAATAG
- a CDS encoding LysR family transcriptional regulator, whose amino-acid sequence MELRQLKYFMEVARVEHMTKASENLHVAQSAVSRQITKLEEELGVHLFDRVGRNMQLTSVGQEFLKQAAIALNELQKAEALVTEYTDPAKGTVRVGLPNSLSTKVLPSVISTFREKYPQITYKFMEGTNEELTEMLLNGALDMTFLSPVPESSDQIEAIRFFDEKLKLIVPENHPLAENFNVSLKELATEKFVLYPEDFDLYKIVTKAANKKGFAPQIAFQSRDFYTIQGLVGAGLGISILPEMILDGAIFKETKSIALRDKELRRSVGIITTKKRNLSPSENLFRSFIISFFSN is encoded by the coding sequence ATGGAACTACGACAATTAAAGTATTTTATGGAAGTAGCCCGCGTCGAGCATATGACCAAAGCTAGTGAGAATTTGCACGTAGCCCAATCTGCCGTAAGTAGACAGATAACGAAACTGGAAGAAGAACTCGGTGTGCATTTATTTGACCGTGTTGGTAGAAATATGCAACTTACAAGTGTCGGTCAAGAGTTTCTAAAGCAAGCCGCCATCGCTTTAAATGAATTGCAAAAAGCCGAAGCGCTCGTAACGGAATACACCGATCCCGCAAAAGGAACCGTCCGCGTTGGCTTACCTAACTCGCTTTCGACCAAAGTTTTGCCATCCGTCATTTCTACTTTCCGGGAAAAATATCCGCAAATCACCTATAAATTTATGGAAGGAACCAATGAAGAGCTTACCGAAATGTTGCTAAACGGCGCGCTTGATATGACTTTCTTATCCCCCGTCCCCGAATCTAGTGACCAAATCGAAGCCATTCGTTTCTTTGATGAGAAATTGAAATTAATCGTTCCCGAGAATCATCCGCTTGCTGAAAACTTTAATGTTTCCCTAAAAGAACTTGCTACCGAAAAATTCGTTCTTTACCCGGAAGACTTTGATTTATATAAAATCGTAACAAAAGCCGCCAATAAAAAAGGCTTCGCGCCGCAAATTGCTTTTCAAAGTAGAGATTTTTATACGATTCAAGGGCTGGTCGGGGCTGGACTTGGTATTAGCATTTTACCGGAAATGATTTTAGATGGTGCGATTTTTAAAGAAACGAAAAGTATTGCGTTGCGCGACAAAGAATTGCGCCGTTCGGTTGGGATTATTACGACAAAAAAACGGAACCTATCCCCTTCCGAGAATTTGTTCCGTTCGTTTATTATTTCGTTCTTTTCTAATTAA